The genomic DNA TTTCGATGCAACATAAGTATAAGGTTCATTGAATCTTCCGTTCATGAAGAACGGGAAATCGACCGTGTAAGAAGCTATACCATTATTGGTCCCGAGTACATACAAGTCAACTTTGCCATCGGGGCGAACGAAGCAGGAGAAATCTCCTGTACCATTTGCATTGGCATTTGTACCCAATGGAAGAGTGATAGCATAAGTTCTTGCCATGTTTGGATCATCTCCAACCGCAACAATTCTTACATTCTCATTACCACCACCATACTGGAAAGTTGCAATGTAGAAGAGTCCATTTACATCAAATCCTCTGACAGTAGTTGAACCGGTACCTATTACTCCACCGGGAATTGTTCCCATGAGTTGACCGGTCATTGTATAGGCGGCAACATTCTTTCCTGAACTGTTTGTAATAATGCCTTCAATCGCACCTTGACCATTCATGATCGGGTAAACTGAAGCAGCACCACCAAAACTTGAGGCAGGTAACTGGACGGAATCCTGAAGCTGGAAGGATACACCATTATTTGTTGTCTTTGCAATAAAGACCATGCTGCGGGTCGCGTCAGCAAAAAGTATCTTTGTGGTATTATCAGCGTTCTTTCCGACGAGAGTGAAGTTGTCACCAATTCTGGTGCCTGTTACAGGAGCTGTATATTCGAAGGCTACCGCGGGAACAGCAGTGGCATTATCCCAACGATATATCTTGAAGGCACTCGCATTCGATGTGGAGAGATTGCAACCATAAACTTTTCCATCATCCTTTGAAGCTTCAGCATCATTAAGGATGAAAGTACCGCCGGCAACACCGGTCATGTCGTAATTTGCTACATCAGCTCCGGTAAGAGGGTTGATTGATTTCAATACCACTCCGCCATTCCTCACTACAACATACATTAAGTTATTAACAGATGAAAATGCCATTCCTCTTTCAGTATTACCAATACCAAACCATGATGGCAAACTTCCATTACCACTGGTCAAAGCCCAGTTAGTTGTAATCTGAGCATTATTCTGCCCGACGAAAAATATAAGTATGGATACAACAAGTAACAGCTTGCGCATACCAGCCTCCCGAAAATTATGAATAGATTGAATTAAATCTCTACCGTTAAAATAAAGGCGTCGGAAAATTCTTTTGTCGCGCGTAATTTAGTCCTGATCTCCTCTGCCTCTGCCCGAGTTTCACGCGGTTTTAATCTCACCACATAAAGTGAAGTTCTCTTGTCGAAACTTACAAAAATTTCTTCACTTAATTTATTCTTTATTGCTTCCCGAAACTTTTTTGCTTTTTCGAATGTGCTGTAGGCGCCAATCTGAATAATATAAAGGAAGGATTTTGGCACTTCCACCTTTGAATCAACAGAGGGAGCGTTATCAACAGATTTGATTGTATCAAGTTGATTAGAGGTTACTGCCGACTCTTCTTTTTTATTTTCATCTGAAACCGAGGAACATGATGATGCAAACAACGCCACCAAAAAAAGAAAGGCGTACATTTGAATCAT from Bacteroidota bacterium includes the following:
- a CDS encoding SPOR domain-containing protein; the encoded protein is MKLLFSNTKMIQMYAFLFLVALFASSCSSVSDENKKEESAVTSNQLDTIKSVDNAPSVDSKVEVPKSFLYIIQIGAYSTFEKAKKFREAIKNKLSEEIFVSFDKRTSLYVVRLKPRETRAEAEEIRTKLRATKEFSDAFILTVEI